The proteins below come from a single Vidua macroura isolate BioBank_ID:100142 chromosome 17, ASM2450914v1, whole genome shotgun sequence genomic window:
- the EIF2S2 gene encoding eukaryotic translation initiation factor 2 subunit 2 produces the protein MSGDEMIFDPTMSKKKKKKKKPFMLDEEGGGDTQTEETQQSETKEVEPEPTEDKDVEADEEDSRKKDTTDDLDDLNFFNQKKKKKKPKKIFDIDEAEEGVKELKIEGDVPETVEPEDDLDIMLGNKKKKKKNVKFPDEDEIMEKDEAFEDEDSKKDDGISFSLQSGPAWAGSERDYTYDELLNRVFNIMREKNPDMVAGEKRKFVMKPPQVVRVGTKKTSFVNFTDICKLLHRQPKHLLAFLLAELGTSGSIDGNNQLVIKGRFQQKQIENVLRRYIKEYVTCHTCRSPDTILQKDTRLYFLQCETCHSRCSVASIKTGFQAVTGKRAQLRAKAN, from the exons ATGATTTTCGATCCTACTATgagcaagaagaagaagaaaaagaagaagccCTTCATGCTGgatgaggaaggaggaggagacaCACAAACAGAAGAGACTCAGCAGTCAGAAACAAAAGAAGTTGAACCAGAGCCAACAGAAGACAAAGATGTTGAAGCAGATGAAGAAGACAGCAGGAAGAAAG ATACAACAGATGACTTGGATGATTTAAACTTCTtcaatcaaaagaaaaagaagaaaaaaccaaaaaagataTTTGATATAGATGAAGCAGAAGAAGGTGTAAAG GAATTGAAAATTGAAGGAGATGTGCCAGAGACAGTAGAACCTGAAGATGACCTTGATATCATGCTGGgcaataaaaagaagaaaaagaagaatgtgAAGTTTCCAGATGAAGATGAGATAATGGAGAAGGATGAAG CATTTGAGGATGAAGATAGCAAAAAAGATGATGGAATTTCTTTTAGCCTTCAGTCAGGACCTGCGTGGGCAGGCTCAGAAAGGGACTACACATATGATGAG TTGCTCAATAGAGTTTTTAACATCATGCGGGAAAAGAACCCGGACATGGTGGCTGGAGAGAAGCGGAAATTTGTCATGAAGCCCCCGCAGGTTGTGAGAGTAGGGACCAAGAAAACGTCTTTTGTCAACTTCACAGATATCTGCAAATT attaCATCGTCAGCCAAAACATCTCCTGGCATTTTTGTTGGCAGAATTGGGTACAAG TGGTTCAATAGATGGTAACAACCAACTGGTAATCAAAGGAAGATTCCAGCAAAAACAGATAGAAAATGTCTTGAGAAGATATATCA AGGAGTACGTCACCTGCCACACGTGCCGCTCCCCCGACACCATCCTGCAGAAGGACACCCGGCTATACTTCCTGCAGTGCGAGACCTGCCACTCCCGCTGCTCCGTGGCCAGCATCAAAACAGGCTTCCAGGCTGTCACAGGCAAGAGAGCACAGCTCCGTGCCAAAGCTAACTAG